TGGTCAATTACCGTCATTAAAAAATGATAAAAACTTTATACCGCTATTGCAAAAATCAGCAGAAGAAGACAGCATCATGCGTCAATGTCAAGATGACTTTTTTGAGCAATATTATTATTTGCCAGCGTACAATTGGTTCAACAAACAGCAATTTCAACAAGCATTAAGTTTATTAGTAATTTACGATAGTTTTATTCATTCAGGAAGTATTCCATTGTTCTTGCGAAAAAGATTTCCAGAAAAAACACCTCGTTACAACGGAGAAGAACAACAATGGATAACTGCTTATGTAAAAACAAGACATCAATGGTTACAACATCATAGATATAAAATACTACAAAAAACAGTATATAGAACCAATTGCTTTTTAAACCAAATCAAAACAAATAATTGGAATCTAGAACAAGCGGTTATTGCCAATGGAATTACAATTCGCTAAAACAAAACAAATAGTCAATAGCATTATTAATTATTTATAACTATATTCACTCACTATGTCAGCTCAAGATAAAATAAGACGCTTCAATTTAATTATAGAAAAGGTTCAAAAATCAAAAAAACCATCGCTTAAAGAAATTAAAGACTTTTTACTAAAACAAGACTTTCCAGTATCTCTTAGAACACTACAAAGAGATGTTGAGCAAATCAAATATCACCTCAATATTAATTTAGAATATGATAGTGCCGCCAATGGATATTTTATTGATGATAATGGTTTTGCTAAAAATGTGTTGGACTTATTACAACAAAAAGGGTTTTATGCAGACTTGATGGAATTTATACAAGAAAATCCAAAACACAAAGAAAGCATATTACTAGATAACGATATGCAACAAAAAGGATTTGAACACATTAAAGATATCTTACTAGCAATCAAACAACATCGGAAAATTAAATTCTCTTATAAGAAATTTAATCAAGATAAAATAAAAGAATATACTATAAGTCCATATGAAATAAAAGAATTTGAAAATCGTTGGTATATAACAGGAACTTATAAAGATGATACAACACTCTATAAATTTGGATTAGAAAGAATACAATCAATAGAGGTAACTACTAAAACATTTCAACCAAATAAGCAAGTAATACCAAAAGAACACTTTGCAAAAATGATTGGCATTAACGATCTAGAGAAAGAAAGAGAAATAATACAGTTGTCTTTTAGTCCGTTATTAGCAAAATATGTAGAAACATTACCATTACACTGGACGCAAAAAGAAATAGCCAAAGAAAACAATTGGGTAACCTACGAGTATTTTGTTATTCCAAACTTTGAGCTAGAACAAAAAATACTCAGTTTCGGTAAAGAAGTTAAAGTACTAAAACCAACAAGATTAAAAAACAGAATCATAGCTATTTATAAACATTGTTTAAATGAATTCTATTAATAATATTTATATTTAAAAATTTTGCTATTAATTTCTATCTTTTCATCAATCTGAGCGTAGGAAAGATTCTCCAAAAAAGTCTAATATCTAGTATCTAAATATCTTGATTCTAAAAAAAAACATACAACTCACCACATTATTTTAAAATTTTAGGATAAACAAAAAATACTTTTTTTCCAGTAGTATTATTGAGTTGTTTCCAATCATTACAATCAAAAGCAATTCTAAAAACAGCACAAGTCGGAAAATGATTAATCCATTCACCAGTTAAAATTTCAATTAAGTACGAACACTTAGGTTCATGACCAAACACAAAAACATCATTATATAAATTGTCTAATTGTTCAATTAAAATAACAATATCATTTGCACTTCCATAGTATATTTTTTCTTGTATAATAATTTTATCTATTGGATAATTAGTGGTAGCACAAATGCCTTTTGCAGTACTAAAAGCTCTGTTGGCAGGACTACTCAATACAATATCAGGAGCAATGTTATTAGTTAATAAATAATTACCCATTTTTGGAATATCCTTTAAACCTCGCTCAGCCAAAGGTCGGTCAATATCTTTTAAATGTACATTGTCCCAACTAGATTTCGCATGTCTTATAATAGTAATATATTTCATAATTTAATTATTTATTTGTTTTTCAATAGTACCATTTCTTAAATAAAGATATTGATTAACACAAGAAGGAATTTCTTCTACACTATGTGTTACAATAATTAATGTCTTATTGATATTTAACATCATATTATTAATATAAATTTTAAATATAGATATATACTTGTCGTCTAAATTTTGAAACGGTTCATCTAAAATTAATAGTGGAGGAAATTTAATAAATGCACTTAATAAAAGCAATATCCTTTGTTCGCTCAACGACATTTCATAGAGTGGTTTTTTACTAAGTTATACAATTAATCTTATTTTTATTGTTAATTTATTGACTGTACTATTGTTAAATTAAGTTTTAATTGTTTTGTTTGATAAGTATATTTAAATTGCTTTCTCTTCTATCAATAAAGGTATGTGTTCGAAATGTTCTTTTAAATGAAGCACATATTCGTTAAAGTGTTTTTCTTCTTTCTTTGGTATAACGCTTTGTACATTCAGTTTTTCCTTAAATGGATCTACTTGTTCTCCGTTTTTCCAAAATCTATAACAAACATGTGGTCCAGTAGACAAACCTGTACTTCCAACATAACCAATCAC
Above is a genomic segment from Chitinophagales bacterium containing:
- a CDS encoding chitosanase, yielding MITLQQKNKIMQIVNVFETGTPKGKYNSISIYKDALINHQKVEQITYGRSQTTEFGNLKKLIELYIFNKGIYANEFKSYLSKIGQLPSLKNDKNFIPLLQKSAEEDSIMRQCQDDFFEQYYYLPAYNWFNKQQFQQALSLLVIYDSFIHSGSIPLFLRKRFPEKTPRYNGEEQQWITAYVKTRHQWLQHHRYKILQKTVYRTNCFLNQIKTNNWNLEQAVIANGITIR
- a CDS encoding WYL domain-containing protein; its protein translation is MSAQDKIRRFNLIIEKVQKSKKPSLKEIKDFLLKQDFPVSLRTLQRDVEQIKYHLNINLEYDSAANGYFIDDNGFAKNVLDLLQQKGFYADLMEFIQENPKHKESILLDNDMQQKGFEHIKDILLAIKQHRKIKFSYKKFNQDKIKEYTISPYEIKEFENRWYITGTYKDDTTLYKFGLERIQSIEVTTKTFQPNKQVIPKEHFAKMIGINDLEKEREIIQLSFSPLLAKYVETLPLHWTQKEIAKENNWVTYEYFVIPNFELEQKILSFGKEVKVLKPTRLKNRIIAIYKHCLNEFY
- a CDS encoding histidine phosphatase family protein; the encoded protein is MKYITIIRHAKSSWDNVHLKDIDRPLAERGLKDIPKMGNYLLTNNIAPDIVLSSPANRAFSTAKGICATTNYPIDKIIIQEKIYYGSANDIVILIEQLDNLYNDVFVFGHEPKCSYLIEILTGEWINHFPTCAVFRIAFDCNDWKQLNNTTGKKVFFVYPKILK